The window GGCAAGTGAATCCGTTTCGCCCAGAAGCCTTGGCGCGAGGCTGGTTCCATCCAGTGGACCGGGCAGGTGTTCATCACAATCCGCTAGGGCCGCGAGCGTTGGCAGGAGGTCTTGCACATGCGTCAGGTCATCGATCTTTTGAGCGGTGATTTGTTCGGGCCAGCGGATCAGGCAGGGAACGCGATGGCCACCTTCCCAGAGTTGTGTTTTCTTGCCACGCATTCCCGCATTGAAATAATGATCACCAAACGTGCTGCCGTTGTCGGTCAGGAAAACAACGATCGTGTTTTCTGAAAGCCCCGATTCATCCAGGTATTGAGTGAGCGTTCCAACGTTGTCATCGATGTTCAATCCCATCGCGAGGAAGCTGATCAGGTCTTCCAGATTGCTGGGAGTTGTGTCGAGTTGCCGTTTCAGTTCGGTCGTATCGCCGAGCATCGTGCGAACTCGGGCGCGATACTGATCCGGTACGAACCATGGCCAATGGGCTGAGTTCAACGGGATGAAAGCAAAGAAAGGTGAATCCGTTGGGCTGGTTTGCTTCGCCCACTCGATCGCTTCATCAAAGAAAACGTCGGTGCAGTAACCAGAATGAGCGACTCGCTTTCCATTGCGAATGTAGGTGTCATCGAAATAGTCGTTGTCCCAGAAATCAGGGACGCTATTGATGTGTGATGACGGGAACCAAAGTGTTTCGTCAAAACCACGGTCCTCCGGACGGAACGGATAGTTGTCTCCCAGGTGCCATTTTCCAAAGATGCCGGTTCGATAGCCTGCGTCTTGAAAAACATCCGCCATGGTCTTCAAGTCGTGTCGCAACAGCGTTCTGCCGCTGCTGACGTTGATCGCGGAGTTGCGAAATGCGTCCAGGCCAGACATCAATTGCCCGCGCGTTGGCGTGCACATCGGAGCAACATGGAAATCCGTGAGTTGAACACTCTCCGACGCCAGTCGATCCAGCGCCGGAGTTTGTATGTATGGGTTGCCATTGAACGAGAAGTCGCCGTATCCCTGGTCGTCAGTCATGACCAAGATCACGTTGGGCGAAGCAGCGCCGCTCGGGCGCGGTGTCGCGATGAACAAGGTGGTGATTGCAAACGCGATCGAGATCGTGCAAAGGAGAGTGTCGCGGCGGTTGGAATGGATCCAAGGCATGGTGCGGTGTGGGCTGAGGTAGGTGGGGATGGATCGCCAAGACGGCGGTGGGGCAAACAGTTTAGCAGGATGGCCGAACGAAGTTGTTCTCTGGTACGGCTGTGACGATCGTGCGGACCTGTAGCTAACCCGGGTGGGCGGTTGGTGAATTTGGGCGTCGCGACATGGTGGAAAACCTTTGGGATCAAGACGCGCGGGAGGTAGAATGTTGGCATGACTGAATCAAAGAAACAAATGACTCGTCGAACGTGTTTACGATCTCTCGTTGGCTCGGGAACCGGCGCGATCGTTACCGGATCGGTTCTGCCAGTTGGCCGCTTGTTTGGCCAAGAAGGTTTGTCCAGCCCGGATAGTGAAAACGCAGCTCAGGCTCCGTTGGATGGATCGTCCGTTGCAGCGACGCAACTCGATTTGACGGTGCCGCAGACGACACGCTGGCTTTTGGGGGTGAACATCGACACGCCGGTGACCATCACGTCGGGGCTGGCAACGTTCCCGGTGTTCATGGATTGGCCGGAGCAAACCGTGTCGATCACCGACCGGACGGTGGATGGTCGTATTGGCAACGTCGCCGTTCGCGAACTGGATGGAGCACGGCAGGTTGTCGTTACGATTCCGCGGTTGACGTCTGGAGGTTCGGTTCAAGTCGAATTGGAAATGGAGGTCGTTCGGAAGCCGATTGTGGCTCCCACCGAAACGAACGATCTGATCGTTCCGGCGCGTTTGCCTCGCGAGATGCGATCGTACATGGGGAACAGCCCGATGATCGATTCATCGCATCCTTCCATCCGGGCTTTGTCTCGTGAGTTGGCTGGCGATGCGCCGGAGAGTGATTGGAAAAAGGTGCGTCAGATTTACGATGTGGTCCGTGACAAAGTGCGATATCAAGAAGGCCCGATTCGAGACGCGTCGGATGCGCTCAAAACCGGCGTGGGCGATTGCGAAGACATGACCAGTTTATTTGTGGCGTTGTGTCGCAACGCTGGCATTCCAGCGCGGATGGTTTGGATTCCGGGGCACTGTTATCCGGAGTTCTATTTGGAGCCGAAGGATGCCAAGCCCGAACGCGGCGAATTGGCGGGGACTTGGTACCCATGTCAGGCCGCTGGGACCGAGCAATTCGGCGGGATGCTAGAGGCGCGTCCGGTTCTGCAGAAGGGGGATCGATTCCGCGTGCCAGAGCAGCGGACCCCGGTTCGATACGTCGCGGAGTTTTTTCGGTGCGATCGTCAAGGATCCAAGGCGCCGCGGGTGGAGTTTATTCGCAAGCCGGCATGAGGGCGTCCTAGAGGATCCAACGAACTGGCGGTACACTTCTCGAGCCGAATGAATCGTTTCGAGTCTTGACCCCTTGAGCACATGTCTAATTTGCACGCTGCCCATTACGCCGACGCGATGGTGCGTGTCGATGCACCGCTGATTCGCAATGAAGCCATCGCGGAGAACACTCATTTGCTTCGAGTGGCGGCACCGGAAATCGCACGGTCTTTCCGCCCCGGGCAGTTTGTCATGATCCGAATGACGGGCGTTAACGCACCGTTGATTGGGCGAGCTTTCGCGATCTATGACGTGCATGCGGGCGCCGATGGCCAGCCCGAATCGATCGATTTGATCTATCTCCGCAAAGGTGCGCTCACGGTTCCGTTGTCGGAGGCTCCCGTCGGGACGATGGTGACCGTTTGGGGGCCGCTCGGGAACGGGTTCGACGATCGACCTTGCGACCGATTGATCATGGCGGTTGGCGGAATCGGCCAAACCCCAATGCTCGCCGCGGGGCGCGATGCGACGCAGCGTGGTTGGGCAAAGAAAGTGGAGCTGATCTACGGAGCTCGCCGTGCGTCTTTGTTGGCGGGCGTCGACGATTTTCGATCGGCTGGATTTGAAGTGACGACCTGCACGGATGATGGATCCGAAGGTCGCGCCGCACGTGTGCCCGATGTGCTGGCTGATCGTTTGCAATCGCTTCAGAACGAAAGCCCCGGGACTCGCATTCGTGTGATCACTTGCGGACCAGAGATCATGATGGAAAAGTCGTCTGAGGTTTGCGAGCGTCTGGGGGTCGATTGCCAAGTGTCGATGGAGACACCGATGGCGTGCGGCATCGGGATCTGTTTCTCATGCGTTGCCAAGGTCAAGCAAGACGATGGCGAGTGGGATTACAAACGCACTTGCGTGGAAGGCCCGATCTTCGACGCCTGCAAGATCGTTTGGGACTGACTCGTTGGCCCGACGGACTTGGAAGTCCATCGTACGGTCGTTTCATCCAGGAAATTTGCTTGCCGCGTCTGCTCGGGTGAGCTTATGTGACTAGCCTTTGTAGGTTTGCGCGAGCTTTTGGATGACGTCGGCAACGGCCTCTCTGTATTCAGCCGGTTCCAGGACTTCCGCGTCGCTGCCCAGGGCAAGCACCTTCGGTAGCAATTCGCGAGGATGCGATGCGGGGACGGTCAGGATTGTATCGGAGGCTGGGTCGTCGACATCGATTGGTTCCAGTTTTTGTTCCGGGTGCCAAGGGTCTTCGCGAAGGTACGACGCGGATCGGTTGCCCAGTCGGATTTTGACCGGAGTGCTGCTGTCGCCCGAGAAGATGCCGATGCTCTTTCCCAGAAACTCATTCAGGTTAATCTTTGGGTCGGGTTTGAAGTAGTCGTCCAGGACGGTGGCCTGCGTGAATCGATCGAGCTTCCAATTGCGGAGTCGTTCGGATTCGTCGGTGACTTCGGGGGCCGCGGCGACCACGTAGATGCTGTTTTGGTGAACGGCTAAGCCATAGGGTTCGATCTGCCGCACGGATGCTTCGCGACCGATCGGTTTGTATTTGATCTCGACAACGCGATGTTCCAAGATGGCGCGGTTGATCGTCTTCAGCATTCCCGATTGTGCTTCGTACGTTTTACTGGGGGTGCCAGAAACGTAGAGAACTTTCCGGTATCGCTGGTAGTGTTCGTAGACGCCTTCGGGGATCGCTTCTTGGACCTTGTTCCAGAACGTCTCGATACCCTGCCAGTACTGGGTTCCCATCAACGGGTAAAGAAGTTCGCGACCGATTGAGAGCGCGATCAGTTCGGTTGCCGAGAACGCGATTTCGTGGACCGCGGTGTGGTTGCGACCGAGGCGATAGATGCGGCCGCGTTCCAGGACCTCGTTTTGAATGTCGTAGCCCGCCCCTTGCAGTGCCTCAACGTCGCGGCGGACCGTGCGGGTGTGCAGCGTCGACAGCCCCAGGTCCAGGATCAGGTCACCACGCAGTTCGTCCAGGGTTCGACCAAAGCGAGAGTCTTCGAGGAGTTGCAGGAGTTTGTGTTGGCGAATCAGTTGTTCGTTGCGTGCCACGTCGAAGATGCCTGGGGTCAGGTGGTCGGGAGCAAGGTGCGATTGCGCGAGGCGGATCGGTTGTGTTCCGGAATGACGTCGTGATCCGGATCAGGTTCGCGACTACTTCTGAGATTTCCGGCCAGGCTTGGGAGTCGATTTGGTCGGCTTCGATGGCACGCGAATTCGCTGCATGGAGATCTCGCCGGTGGCGGTTTTCTCAACTTGGATTTGAGGTCCGGGGCGACGTCCGCGGCGAGGGCCAGCTTCCAGCGGGGTGAAGCGTTTGTTGATCGGCTGCAGCAGTTTGGTCAGGCAGTAGCTGTTGATGCTCAGGCCCAGTTCGGCGGCTTCTTTGACCGCGGTCGAGTGCATCGAGCGGGGCAGGCGAACGGTGATCATTCGTTCGGGTTCGTGCAGGCTAGTCTTCGAGCTGTCTTGGCTGCGAAGCGAAGTCATGATCTCGAGCAGTTCAGCGAACTCGGGACTGGATTCGAAGTGTCGGCGTTGGGGAGCTTCGGGGAACAGTTTCCAAACGACTCCGTCACAGCCCATGATCTCACGGTAGAAGACGACCCAGCTTCCGGTTTGAGCGAAGACCTCGGCGGCCA of the Rhodopirellula baltica SH 1 genome contains:
- a CDS encoding arylsulfatase; translation: MPWIHSNRRDTLLCTISIAFAITTLFIATPRPSGAASPNVILVMTDDQGYGDFSFNGNPYIQTPALDRLASESVQLTDFHVAPMCTPTRGQLMSGLDAFRNSAINVSSGRTLLRHDLKTMADVFQDAGYRTGIFGKWHLGDNYPFRPEDRGFDETLWFPSSHINSVPDFWDNDYFDDTYIRNGKRVAHSGYCTDVFFDEAIEWAKQTSPTDSPFFAFIPLNSAHWPWFVPDQYRARVRTMLGDTTELKRQLDTTPSNLEDLISFLAMGLNIDDNVGTLTQYLDESGLSENTIVVFLTDNGSTFGDHYFNAGMRGKKTQLWEGGHRVPCLIRWPEQITAQKIDDLTHVQDLLPTLAALADCDEHLPGPLDGTSLAPRLLGETDSLADRMLVINYSRMPQFKVTYTKGNPAIPRRNGAAVMWNKWRLLENKRLYNVEQDPHQDHNVAQDHPEIVAKMRAHLATWWDGVKDDVMTPERVVIGSEQENPSLLTACEWLDIFVDQQVQIRRGVRKNGVWHLIVDQPGTYEFALRRWPKESGLKLDQAIPMKQVTDGTFPAGASLPIKSGRLKIGDFDQTSPTDSSGEAITFRTQLSAGPIEMQTWMLDGNQDSICGAYYVDVQRVED
- a CDS encoding helix-turn-helix transcriptional regulator, translated to MARNEQLIRQHKLLQLLEDSRFGRTLDELRGDLILDLGLSTLHTRTVRRDVEALQGAGYDIQNEVLERGRIYRLGRNHTAVHEIAFSATELIALSIGRELLYPLMGTQYWQGIETFWNKVQEAIPEGVYEHYQRYRKVLYVSGTPSKTYEAQSGMLKTINRAILEHRVVEIKYKPIGREASVRQIEPYGLAVHQNSIYVVAAAPEVTDESERLRNWKLDRFTQATVLDDYFKPDPKINLNEFLGKSIGIFSGDSSTPVKIRLGNRSASYLREDPWHPEQKLEPIDVDDPASDTILTVPASHPRELLPKVLALGSDAEVLEPAEYREAVADVIQKLAQTYKG
- a CDS encoding dihydroorotate dehydrogenase electron transfer subunit; its protein translation is MSNLHAAHYADAMVRVDAPLIRNEAIAENTHLLRVAAPEIARSFRPGQFVMIRMTGVNAPLIGRAFAIYDVHAGADGQPESIDLIYLRKGALTVPLSEAPVGTMVTVWGPLGNGFDDRPCDRLIMAVGGIGQTPMLAAGRDATQRGWAKKVELIYGARRASLLAGVDDFRSAGFEVTTCTDDGSEGRAARVPDVLADRLQSLQNESPGTRIRVITCGPEIMMEKSSEVCERLGVDCQVSMETPMACGIGICFSCVAKVKQDDGEWDYKRTCVEGPIFDACKIVWD
- a CDS encoding transglutaminase-like domain-containing protein, encoding MTESKKQMTRRTCLRSLVGSGTGAIVTGSVLPVGRLFGQEGLSSPDSENAAQAPLDGSSVAATQLDLTVPQTTRWLLGVNIDTPVTITSGLATFPVFMDWPEQTVSITDRTVDGRIGNVAVRELDGARQVVVTIPRLTSGGSVQVELEMEVVRKPIVAPTETNDLIVPARLPREMRSYMGNSPMIDSSHPSIRALSRELAGDAPESDWKKVRQIYDVVRDKVRYQEGPIRDASDALKTGVGDCEDMTSLFVALCRNAGIPARMVWIPGHCYPEFYLEPKDAKPERGELAGTWYPCQAAGTEQFGGMLEARPVLQKGDRFRVPEQRTPVRYVAEFFRCDRQGSKAPRVEFIRKPA